One Primulina huaijiensis isolate GDHJ02 unplaced genomic scaffold, ASM1229523v2 scaffold37775, whole genome shotgun sequence genomic window carries:
- the LOC140968702 gene encoding uncharacterized protein isoform X2 has product MTPTGQFGDTTYTKIFVGGLAWETQKDTMTTYFQQFGEIMEAVVITDKATGRSKGYGFVTFRDADAAVRACVDANPVIDGRRANCNLASLGVQRSKTSSTLNTKNHNNNGGMRNTRVMGGFHHHIQAAGVFNQAAGNGFPHYSVQQGIPSYNFLYGYAPFSAEYAYPASYYGVYGGANGGQYPLYGSGTGGLVSGAAAAYYPYNLNFSEGCEGSTGYTSNQGHGSIQFPQHLFQYPAISSAAALYPHHYGTPLSIAPPSPLQSGVTMALHR; this is encoded by the exons ATGACGCCCACCGGACAGTTCGGAGATACCACTTACACTAAGATTTTTGTGGGTGGGTTGGCATGGGAGACACAGAAGGACACCATGACAACTTACTTCCAGCAGTTTGGTGAGATCATGGAAGCTGTTGTCATCACGGATAAGGCTACTGGTAGATCCAAAGGCTATGGATTT GTTACTTTTCGTGACGCGGATGCCGCTGTGAGAGCTTGTGTTGATGCGAATCCTGTGATCGACGGAAGGAGGGCTAACTGTAATCTCGCGTCCTTGGGTGTTCAAAGATCTAAGACTTCTTCTACCCTCAAcacaaaaaatcataataacaaCG GTGGGATGAGGAACACGAGGGTGATGGGGGGTTTTCATCATCACATTCAGGCTGCCGGAGTATTCAATCAGGCCGCCGGAAACGGCTTCCCTCATTATTCTGTCCAACAAGGGATTCCTAGCTACAATTTTCTCTATGG GTACGCTCCATTCTCTGCTGAATATGCTTACCCTGCG AGTTATTATGGTGTGTATGGAGGAGCCAATGGAGGTCAGTATCCCTTGTACGGATCTGGGACTGGTGGACTGGTGTCAGGCGCTGCTGCTGCCTACTATCCTTATAATCTCAATTTCAGCGAGGGGTGCGAAGGATCAACTGGATACACCTCCAACCAGGGTCATGGCAGCATTCAGTTTCCTCAACACCTCTTTCAGTATCCAGCAATTAGCTCAGCTGCGGCCCTTTATCCCCACCATTATGGCACCCCTTTATCTATAGCCCCGCCGAGTCCACTGCAATCAG GGGTAACCATGGCTCTGCATCGTTGA
- the LOC140968702 gene encoding uncharacterized protein isoform X1, whose amino-acid sequence MTPTGQFGDTTYTKIFVGGLAWETQKDTMTTYFQQFGEIMEAVVITDKATGRSKGYGFVTFRDADAAVRACVDANPVIDGRRANCNLASLGVQRSKTSSTLNTKNHNNNGKFGGMRNTRVMGGFHHHIQAAGVFNQAAGNGFPHYSVQQGIPSYNFLYGYAPFSAEYAYPASYYGVYGGANGGQYPLYGSGTGGLVSGAAAAYYPYNLNFSEGCEGSTGYTSNQGHGSIQFPQHLFQYPAISSAAALYPHHYGTPLSIAPPSPLQSGVTMALHR is encoded by the exons ATGACGCCCACCGGACAGTTCGGAGATACCACTTACACTAAGATTTTTGTGGGTGGGTTGGCATGGGAGACACAGAAGGACACCATGACAACTTACTTCCAGCAGTTTGGTGAGATCATGGAAGCTGTTGTCATCACGGATAAGGCTACTGGTAGATCCAAAGGCTATGGATTT GTTACTTTTCGTGACGCGGATGCCGCTGTGAGAGCTTGTGTTGATGCGAATCCTGTGATCGACGGAAGGAGGGCTAACTGTAATCTCGCGTCCTTGGGTGTTCAAAGATCTAAGACTTCTTCTACCCTCAAcacaaaaaatcataataacaaCGGTAAATTTG GTGGGATGAGGAACACGAGGGTGATGGGGGGTTTTCATCATCACATTCAGGCTGCCGGAGTATTCAATCAGGCCGCCGGAAACGGCTTCCCTCATTATTCTGTCCAACAAGGGATTCCTAGCTACAATTTTCTCTATGG GTACGCTCCATTCTCTGCTGAATATGCTTACCCTGCG AGTTATTATGGTGTGTATGGAGGAGCCAATGGAGGTCAGTATCCCTTGTACGGATCTGGGACTGGTGGACTGGTGTCAGGCGCTGCTGCTGCCTACTATCCTTATAATCTCAATTTCAGCGAGGGGTGCGAAGGATCAACTGGATACACCTCCAACCAGGGTCATGGCAGCATTCAGTTTCCTCAACACCTCTTTCAGTATCCAGCAATTAGCTCAGCTGCGGCCCTTTATCCCCACCATTATGGCACCCCTTTATCTATAGCCCCGCCGAGTCCACTGCAATCAG GGGTAACCATGGCTCTGCATCGTTGA